The genomic window GCTATGCTACTCAACTGCAAAAATCAAACTTGTGCACTGATGTGAATACCTATTGTAAACATGATTGCCTATCTGGTATATTTAACTGCAATGGCAGAAATAGGTATAGTAAATGAACTCTGCTAATGTTAGGATattgtcaaaaaatgtcttacattttgaGACTGATTGTTCCGTTCACAGGAAAGCACAACCAGTTTGCAGTTTTACCGACTTCTCATGGAATTGCTCTGCTAATGCAAACTTTCTGTAGGCTCATCGGTACCATCAGGATTTGTTTTATGGGTCATGAGAGATATGCCTCAACGACCAACGGTGGAAAGGCCCACCCAATCGAGAGTGGTTACCTTGTTCAGGGACAGACCATCCCCTACACAGGATCCACAGTGGAGAGCTGCTGTTACATCCTCTAACAAGGTATTCAAAATGTTACGTTTGTCAGGTCAAACTATTTAAAACTACAAATACCGATGGTACTACAGGAGCTAGATTTAAAACATTTCTGGAACTGTAGGCCCTCAAGTCAAGCCCAATTTAACCTGAAGAGAAACACAAGTAAGGCAAGTAAGGTAATGCTGAGACTTTTCCAGCATACGTGATGCGCTGGGACTTTTACCAACACATCAGTGACATACTGGCATCTACTACCATTCTGACTGACTGGCCGGTACAAGATGGGGTCTGTAATTCCTACTCCAAGGTAGCTTTAGTTTGGAAACAATGGAATTTTACCTGTGGATGTAGCAAGGTTCCCGCCCAAGCATTGCGCATCGTGTGTTTATCCATTAGAGCTTTGGTCGGGCAAGGCCTGGATCAGTAACAAATGTAAATAGGCATAGAAATGACCGCGCTCTTCATGGTTTGGCGGTCAGGCTGTTATGTCTTCCCAAAATTTTCTGTTTAATGATGTGTTGTTGGTTCGGTTAGCTGGTGAGTTCTGTCCTGGAAACTGAAATCGAGCATCAAAAGAGATTTTTTACCCTGCTAGATATCTGCACTTGTGCTGTGATGTGATTAGCTTGGAAATGTAAGGTTGATGCTAAAATCGTTGCGTTCCTTGGATTGCTGCAGTTCTAGATGATGGATCACCCCTGGACGAGTCTGTCAGTGTGTGTCTGGATGCAAGTGTGCAATGTTGCAGGCTCACAATGGGATTAAATGTTTGTTGAGAGGGAGACGGGAagctaaatagtactccctccgtcccatgatataagagcgtttttgacactagtgtagtgtcaaaaacgctcttatattatgggacggagggagtactacaaacTTTCGAAGGCCGCCATGTAAGGGCTCGGCTTAATAGAGGAGAGAAAGACAAAAGACAAGAGACGCTCAAATGCTCGATCACAGAAGAAACCTGATATTTCATGGGATGCAGGTTTTAAATATTGACATTTTTGCTCAGCATGGCTCGGGTAAGAGAAGTTACAACGTGGCATCTTGAGCCATTTTTTGGTCTGAACTCTGAAATGCAGTCTTTGCAGACCAAAGGTGTTACGTATCTCTTACCACAGTAGACAATCACATGGAGCATTGGCATCGCGGGTACAAAGATGCGCTCTGTTCAGCTGGAGATAGTGAGATGGGACTTTCCCTCCATGATGACAGAATAGCAGCATTCGAGTGTTGGAACGCTCCAATGCATCGGTATATAACATGGGAAACGGCATTTTGAGTATGGGTTCTCCGCCATTTGCAAGGGCCAACAAGATTTGACAGTTCGGCCTGCAACGCTCCTTCCTATTCAGCTATATCTGACAGTCGTTAGTTGCCCCCCAACAGCTCTCGACAGGTTTCCGTTACCACACCGCCACTGCCACCTGCGGCTGGCCTTTGAAACTCATGCGTGATCACTTTTGGTTCCTCGTGTCATCAGGCATTCCTAAACGTGCATGGAGCGAACCAACTACTCGcttggacaagctttggttcacGGTGGTCGGCCTACAAATCGCTGCGGAATCCCAGACAGATCCGTCCTGGGGGATTCCAGGATCGAGGATTTCGGGGGGCATTTCTTCTTCGTAGGTTCGCGTGTTGACACTTGCTTTGGATGGTGTCGCTGATCATGGGTTCGGCGCGCGCAGTTCACGTGATGTGTTGGCTCACGTAGGATTCTACTGCTCGGCTCACCCTTGCCGAGgaaaaaaaacaaatttgtttTATTTAAACAAGATGATGAAACACCACCTTCGAATTTGGTCTAAACGATGCTGAAAGGTGTATGAAAAGTAAGAACTAATTGCCAAAAGGTGGCCAATTTTGGTAGGAACAAACATCTAAACTGAGATTCGTCAGGACCCACGAACTGCAGCTTCCGTTGGATAAACCGAGTAGAGTATTTTTTTTGGGTGAGGAAGCTAAACTTAATTGTTAGAATTTTTACTTTTTGATTCACTACAAGTAGGGCCATGCCCGAGAACTAAATAGTATCCAACATACATCAAAATAAAACATTACACTTACCGAGATGGGTTTAACATAAAACAAACCAAAAAACCGAGCATAAAGCTCCACAAGAATCGTTCTCACCTAAATTAAGCTGGCATGCATCTAAGTAACCGCTAATAACCACCACAGAACCTGCCCAACTAAAAATAGCATCAGCCATCGCATGCATGCAACCACCACAAAAAAATTAACCTCTCCCAGCACTCTCCTCTACCACCAGTCCACAAAAATACCACCCCCCTCGTCCCAGCAGGGCATGCCACTGACCATTATAACCGCCAGGAGATCCTCCCCATTCCCATCCGCACCACCACCCCCCACACTCCCCCGCGGTACAGGCGCAGCAGCACGCCATCATGGGCATGGGCGCCACTGAGCCGTCGTCCGCGCCACCGCACCGCCCCGTCAGCATGTCGGCGTGCTTGCCCTCCCCCTCGTGGTCGCCGCCCGGGCCCGGCGGCCGGCACCGCGCCGCCGTCGTCGTGCGGCGCCTGCAGGTGGCGGCGCGCGACGCCATCCCGGGCGTGGGCTGGTGCGGGCACCGCGCGTGGCGCAAGCTGCTCCGGCGGCTGGCGCAGGAGACCCGGTGCATCTGCAGCTCCCCGGCGCCGCCCTCCAGGCCCAGCACCTTCGGCTACGACGCCGTCAGCTACGCCAAGAACTTCGACGACGAGCGCCCCCACGCGCCCCACGCCCTCTCCTGCGCCGCCGCCGACAAGCCGGCCCGCCGCTGACTCGCCCTTGATCCTCCCGATCCCTTTCTTTTACCTCGTGCATGCATGGTTGCCCATCGCTCTCACCGATGCGCGCGTATTTCTTATCTGTTTTTGCTCCTTGTTTTCGTTGATCCGATTTGGTGCTGTGATGGCCGCCCCGATGCCCGTCCCTAGGGATCTTTGTAATCTGTACATAGATCGAATGGAGATAACACGAGTGGCGCTTGGCCAAATGTAGGTCCTGCATACTTGTTAATTTGCTCCTTGGAACAATGTATGGGTCTGTGTCTGTCTGTACGAAAAAGTCACTTTCAGTCATTCATACAAATCCTAAATCATGGATGATGAGAGAAATGGATCACACGCATGCACAAGAAGTTAGTTTATTCCACCCCCGAACATTGCTTATGGTGATCGAGGACGAGTTAAGTGTCAGCATTAGGACAGAAAGGAGATTAGAAAGAAAGAAAAGGTAAAGGGAAGGCTGCGGATCAGCTACTCGACCCGGGGAAAGAATCATGCAATCATGAATCGAGGGTACAAAGAGTGTCTTGCATACAGTAGACGAAAATCCGCTTGAATCGTTGGTTTCTTGGTTCCCGCGAACCGAATACTACCAAGAAAGCTCTCTGGGTTAACAGCTTGGGTGCCCCGAATTGCTTCCTGCGAGAGCAATGCCATTCGCACGTAGGCTGTAGTACTTACTAGGTAGCTCTACTGAAGACTGGACACAAATCCATCGTAGGCGACCGGAGGGCTTCCTTCCCTTCCCGGGTTGTGGCAGAGCCGGGTCGGCCGGTCGCTGCAGCTGGAAATTCAACCACCACCAGCTCTGGTGTGGATCCAGCCAGGTCCTTGCCAAGATCCGCAAAGAGGGCAGCCGCAGCATATGCAGTTAGCAGAAACCTTTTTCGTACTGGCAGCTTTGATCGCCATCTGCAGCATCAGCATTCAGCAGGCAGCACTGAGCACTTGCTGGCCAGATTAAATGATCGACACCGCGCGCATGCTGCAAGCCTGCAGGTGTGTGTGGGATGAGCGCGTCCGTAAATTATGTGGTCCGGCCAGGCCAGCTCGCTCGATGAATGCCACCTTAAACCACTCGATCGATCGCAGGCATGTGCCGAGCCTGAATGCTCACGGCCGCTTTTACTACCGGACAGACAGAGCAAAGCAAGGCGTAGCATGCAATGCATGTTAAGTACGTATTACAGGTTGACGAGTTGGAGTACGTGTCTGAATTGCACCGCAGTGACCACATTTTTATGTCTCGTTGATGTATGTATCTGCAGAATAGAAAGATGGAACGGGGCTGGAtctataagagcaactccaatggcaatttcgTCCGTCGTTCGTCCGTTTaggtcggcgcggacacaaaaggcggcccaacgcgccgacccaaaggGAGGTGCGTCCGCTTTTCGTCTGCGGGTGACCCATttccggcccatttttgagccggatttgcgtcggtgtGGAGACACGATGGACGCGCGCACGCTCGCCTTCTCCTCCCCGGgtccgctggtcggtggcacattggcctcctcaatccaacagcaaccctcgcccgcctccttcgCCGTCGACGCCGTCACTAATTTTTGCCGGCGACTCTGCCAGCTGTCggcgcctccacatccgcccaacactcccacgtcgcccgccaccgccgtcttgccgccggggagccgactgcttcccacccccgcgcccccaccacacAGCCGCCCCGACCAAGAAGCTGCATCGCCGCCCGGCCAGATCctcaccggcacgctcgtcggacgtcGGCCcactcgtcggacgccggcagggcagCCTGCTGGTCCGTGCGCGCCGCGACTCCCTTAGCCGGCCGTCTCCTTCGTCGACGCCCGCAAGATGTTCGACAATTTgtcaaggtacaaaatggactccgccgacgagttcttttttcacaatttcctttgcgactctgaCGATTCGTCGTCCGGCGACGAGGAgaagatattggctgccgtgttggtccatcaccacctcaacagccagcggTCGTTGTTCCGTGTCTCCATTCCgagccaccttccggcgttgaatcgcaaccgagagagcggacATTTCCTTCTTtgaaaggactactttgatacaacaaacccgttgttcaaacataaAAAATTCCCCCGCTGTTttcgtatgagtaggcatcttttcaaccatattagagagggggtggtcggctatgatgactatttcgagtgcaaagaggatgctgtTGGCAAGATttgtttctcctcttatcagaaatgcactgccaccatccgaatgcttgcatacggagtgcccggtgatctcagcGACGAGTACGtctgtatgagcgagtctacatgcctagagtccctatATAAGTTCTGCAAGTctgttattgctgtgtttggccctgagtacttgagagccgactgctgaagatacaacccgtttgttggcgatgaacgCCAGCAGGGGCTTTCCAGGGATGCTTggtagcatagactgcatgcactgggagtggaagaattgcccttctgcttggcaagggcagtataagggccatgtcagggcttgcactgtcatactagaggccaagatctctggatctggccctctttctttggcatggccggatcatacaatgatatcaacgtgcttcagcgctcgctgGTGTTTGCTacgcttgccgaaggcaacaacccaccagtgaactttactgtcaacgaccaaaactacgacaaaggatactacctgagtgacggtatctatcctcagtggaccactattgtcaagacaatacccaaccctgtcggagagaagaggaaaagatttgcccaagagcaagagagagctaggaaggatgtcgagcatgCCTTTAGTGTTTTGTAATCTCGATGGGGCATTGTttggtatcctgctaatacttggagcacgcagaaactatggaaggtgatgactgcttgtgtgatcgtGCACAATATGATCACAGAAGACGAACGCCCAGAACATCTGTACGATCAAGGGTtttagtttcagggtgagaatgttgtgcctgagcatggaggagcggtaacgtttgaacagttcaccaatttcatcatgacatgcgtaattgggaaactcacgtgcaactgcaatatgatttggttgagcatatgtgggctcatgttggcaaccaatagatgtatctttttttattcgtttgcaaaactatgtgagaactatgtgagacatttttatttttattcgacTTGTAAAACTATGCTATTTTATTTGGTCCAAATTATGTTATTTGACTATATTTAAATGCAAATTCATCAATGCAAAAtagggcggccagccggccacgccggcacatatgggtcggcgTGTTGGGCGCGCTGTCAACCCATATCTAAAACAAGGCGGACggctgacccaaacggacaaaaagcggacgaaatcgccgtccgtttgggtcgccccattagagttgctctaagtatttttgcttgtttgCTTCAGGAGTCCGCGATGATTATATATGGTAGATCACTGCTGTCAAAGTACAAGAAGATCTTCCACAACTACTCTGGTAGCGAAACCTAGCCGCCCCCGCCACCAGTAGAGCCGCTCCTTCCTGCACCGTCCTACGACGGCTCTCCTCCATCGGCGACCTtttggtcgtcggtggtgagggggtcgccggatcccACGCATGTGGATCATTTTAGCTTTAGGTTTTAGGGCCCAAGAAGTTTAGGGTTTTGGATCGTTCGACGTCTTGGCTTCAGCGGAGGCGACGGCGATGTTGAATAAAGAAGCTCCAGATTCTTCTCCGGTGAGGCGATCGTCTCTATGGTCGGTGAAGGATCTGGGAACCGGTCTGTTCAAGTGGGGATGTCAGCGATGGTGGCATCCTTGTGGTGGACATGTGTCATCGGAATCTGCCGTTGCGACGACATCTGCTCTAACGTCGGCGCAGAGCTTGGGAGATGGTCGAGGAGTGGATGCAGAttatggtctgcatcgacgacatctggaagacagaATGTGTCACTAGTGGTAAAcctggctttagtcccggttggcaaGGTCCTTTATTCCCGGGTCACCAACCGGACAACGAAATTGG from Triticum aestivum cultivar Chinese Spring chromosome 3B, IWGSC CS RefSeq v2.1, whole genome shotgun sequence includes these protein-coding regions:
- the LOC123065672 gene encoding uncharacterized protein, encoding MGMGATEPSSAPPHRPVSMSACLPSPSWSPPGPGGRHRAAVVVRRLQVAARDAIPGVGWCGHRAWRKLLRRLAQETRCICSSPAPPSRPSTFGYDAVSYAKNFDDERPHAPHALSCAAADKPARR